The proteins below come from a single Tissierella sp. MB52-C2 genomic window:
- a CDS encoding CatB-related O-acetyltransferase — translation MKNNFNNWLDSKLLKDNIKNPNIEIGEFTYYSGYYHKEKFEDVCVRYLLGDGSTKNYKEFFGEDFIFDKLYIGKFCSIGSGASFILAGNQGHNHKWISAYPFNPEIFSNAKDGFQTKGDTVIGNDVWIGTEAIIMPGVKIGDGAVIGTRAVVTKDVEPYTVVGGNPAKAIKKRFSDNEIEKLLEIKWWNWDVAKINEALPYICSEDISGLYDFYLK, via the coding sequence ATGAAAAATAATTTTAATAATTGGTTAGATTCTAAGCTATTAAAAGACAACATTAAAAATCCAAATATTGAAATTGGAGAATTTACGTATTATTCTGGGTATTATCATAAAGAAAAATTTGAAGATGTATGCGTAAGATATCTTTTAGGTGATGGAAGTACTAAAAACTACAAAGAATTTTTTGGCGAAGATTTTATATTTGATAAGTTATATATAGGAAAATTTTGTTCAATAGGTTCTGGTGCAAGTTTTATACTTGCTGGTAACCAAGGGCATAATCATAAATGGATTTCAGCATATCCATTTAATCCAGAGATATTTTCAAATGCTAAAGATGGATTTCAAACTAAGGGAGACACAGTTATAGGTAATGATGTTTGGATTGGAACAGAGGCAATAATAATGCCAGGAGTTAAAATAGGTGATGGTGCTGTAATAGGAACAAGAGCAGTAGTAACTAAAGATGTAGAACCGTACACAGTAGTAGGTGGAAATCCAGCCAAAGCAATAAAAAAGAGATTTTCTGATAATGAAATAGAAAAATTATTAGAAATTAAATGGTGGAATTGGGATGTAGCAAAAATTAATGAAGCATTACCCTATATTTGTAGTGAGGACATTTCTGGTTTGTATGATTTTTATCTAAAATAA
- a CDS encoding C39 family peptidase has protein sequence MSSKRSRKRRIVKRKIRQILLIVFALLITYIGYGRAKKLFNVLAISNNKKDLNTNEYAEIEDIPKEVINSNDLTIQNLLKMSKNYPKTNKILRDLSLYPEELLELASQKEEVIDFVADYPNYEPYSNKKISIKKDYEGGKIPLFIQWDKRWGYEKYGSNFIAINGCGPTSLAMVIVGLTGNTDINPKVVADFSEQNGYLVEGVGTSWTLMTEGAKQFGINGKELPLSESVILSTLKKGQPIIASMEPGTFTTTGHFIVLTDVDNNNKIIVNDSDSRKRSKQTWDIDIFMKQTKNLWTFTS, from the coding sequence ATGAGTTCAAAAAGAAGTAGGAAAAGAAGAATTGTTAAGAGAAAAATAAGACAAATACTATTAATTGTATTTGCACTATTAATAACATATATAGGATATGGAAGAGCCAAGAAGTTATTTAATGTATTAGCTATAAGTAATAATAAAAAAGACTTAAATACAAATGAATATGCAGAAATAGAAGATATTCCAAAGGAAGTAATAAATTCCAATGATTTGACTATACAAAACTTATTAAAAATGTCAAAAAATTATCCTAAGACTAATAAAATTCTACGTGATTTAAGTTTATATCCAGAAGAACTTTTAGAGTTAGCATCACAAAAAGAAGAAGTAATAGATTTTGTTGCTGATTATCCTAATTATGAACCGTATTCAAATAAAAAAATATCTATAAAGAAAGATTATGAAGGAGGAAAAATTCCACTTTTTATCCAATGGGATAAAAGATGGGGATATGAAAAATATGGTTCAAATTTTATTGCTATTAATGGTTGTGGACCCACATCTTTAGCGATGGTAATAGTAGGCCTTACAGGCAATACAGATATTAATCCAAAGGTTGTAGCTGATTTTAGTGAACAAAATGGATATTTAGTTGAAGGAGTAGGGACAAGCTGGACTCTCATGACTGAAGGAGCAAAACAATTTGGAATTAATGGCAAAGAACTACCATTAAGTGAGTCTGTTATTTTAAGTACTTTGAAAAAAGGACAACCTATAATAGCAAGTATGGAACCAGGAACTTTTACAACTACAGGTCATTTTATTGTATTAACTGATGTTGATAATAATAATAAAATAATAGTAAATGATTCAGATAGTAGGAAAAGGAGTAAACAAACATGGGATATAGATATTTTTATGAAACAGACTAAAAATTTATGGACTTTTACATCTTAA
- the asnB gene encoding asparagine synthase (glutamine-hydrolyzing), which produces MCGFITLYKKNICNLDKEQCRISGNIIAHRGPDSTEEYIDNNIILQFKRLSIVDLENGTQPFNFKDKYIIVFNGEIYNYIDIREELIKEGYEFNTNSEVEVISSLYDKIGIEFAKKLRGMFAIIIYDKVEEKLIGVRDPFGIKPLYYLENEEELYACSEFKALLPMKEKFNYTPEKLNQYLTFQYIPGYETLFQGIKELAPSHIIEKKLGQKSVITRYYKVELKPKEHNKEDLKKEILETMRESVKRHMISDVPVATFLSSGIDSSIVTKLASELTPNLTAFSIGFDVEGYDETPYAERFCKEFGIKNTCVKLSYKDYIRDLPKIIYHMDSPIADPSAIPLYHICNIASKEFKVVLSGEGADEIFGGYNIYTEDESLKYFINLPSWIKSILLKISKAIPKHMKGKNFLERICTSLEDRYVGNARIFTEEEKKDLLFNYDESVNFKDVTGKLFQDVSHLDNVCKRQYIDINTWLVGDILTKADKMSMANSLEVRVPFLDLEVFNLAKTLYKDEKINKFTTKYMLREAAKEILPDYICSRKKLGYPVPIRVWLKNELYEWAYELISNNPVKEINTQVALYMLQCCKEDKGNYSRKVWTIIVYIIWYRLYIDKTLKPQDKFIL; this is translated from the coding sequence ATGTGTGGATTTATTACATTATATAAGAAAAATATTTGCAATTTGGATAAGGAGCAATGTAGAATAAGTGGAAATATAATTGCTCATAGAGGCCCAGATAGCACAGAAGAATATATAGATAATAATATAATATTACAATTTAAAAGATTAAGTATAGTAGATTTAGAAAATGGTACTCAACCCTTTAATTTTAAGGACAAATATATCATTGTATTTAATGGAGAAATTTATAACTATATAGATATAAGGGAAGAATTAATTAAAGAAGGATATGAATTTAATACAAACTCAGAAGTAGAAGTTATTTCTTCTTTATACGATAAAATAGGAATTGAATTTGCAAAAAAACTAAGAGGGATGTTTGCAATAATAATATATGATAAAGTTGAAGAAAAACTTATTGGTGTTAGAGACCCCTTTGGTATAAAGCCTTTATATTACTTAGAAAATGAAGAAGAACTTTATGCTTGTTCTGAATTTAAAGCTTTACTACCTATGAAAGAAAAATTTAATTATACGCCAGAAAAGTTAAATCAATACTTAACTTTTCAATATATACCTGGATACGAAACGTTATTTCAGGGTATTAAGGAATTAGCGCCATCCCATATTATTGAAAAGAAACTTGGGCAAAAATCAGTAATTACTAGATATTATAAAGTAGAATTAAAACCCAAAGAGCATAATAAGGAAGATTTAAAAAAGGAAATACTTGAAACTATGAGAGAGTCAGTTAAAAGACATATGATAAGTGATGTTCCTGTGGCAACCTTCTTATCATCTGGAATAGACTCATCAATAGTAACAAAACTAGCAAGTGAGTTAACACCAAATTTAACAGCATTTTCAATAGGTTTTGATGTTGAAGGATATGACGAAACTCCATATGCAGAAAGGTTTTGTAAGGAGTTTGGAATAAAAAACACATGTGTAAAGTTAAGTTATAAAGATTATATTAGGGATTTGCCGAAAATAATCTACCATATGGATAGTCCAATAGCGGATCCATCAGCTATTCCTTTATACCATATTTGTAACATAGCAAGTAAGGAATTTAAGGTAGTTTTATCAGGAGAAGGAGCAGATGAAATATTTGGTGGATATAATATTTATACTGAAGATGAATCTTTGAAATATTTTATAAATTTACCTTCATGGATAAAATCTATTTTATTAAAAATAAGCAAAGCAATTCCAAAACATATGAAAGGTAAAAATTTCCTGGAAAGAATATGCACTTCTTTAGAAGATAGATATGTAGGTAATGCAAGAATATTTACAGAGGAAGAAAAAAAAGACCTGCTATTTAATTATGATGAAAGTGTAAATTTTAAAGATGTAACAGGAAAACTATTTCAAGATGTTTCTCATTTAGATAATGTATGCAAAAGGCAATATATAGATATTAATACTTGGTTGGTAGGAGATATATTAACAAAAGCTGATAAAATGTCTATGGCAAACTCACTGGAAGTAAGAGTACCTTTCTTAGATTTAGAAGTGTTTAATTTAGCAAAAACCCTATATAAAGATGAAAAAATAAATAAATTTACTACTAAATATATGCTACGAGAAGCAGCAAAAGAAATTTTACCCGATTATATTTGTAGCAGAAAAAAATTAGGATATCCAGTACCTATAAGAGTATGGCTGAAAAATGAGTTATATGAATGGGCATATGAATTGATTAGCAATAATCCAGTTAAAGAGATAAATACACAAGTAGCTTTATATATGTTGCAATGTTGTAAAGAAGATAAAGGAAATTACAGCAGAAAAGTATGGACTATTATAGTATATATAATTTGGTATAGGCTGTATATAGATAAAACCCTTAAACCGCAAGATAAATTTATATTATAA
- a CDS encoding response regulator transcription factor has product MEYKKILIIEDEIPIADLLAYGLKKAGFDCRTSNNGAEGLKLVEEFNPDLLLLDWMLPDVSGIDICKLITEKNNIPIIMLTAKSDIEDKVLGLEFGAEDYITKPFDMREVVARIKTIFRRVYSFDEQSIEENKKYQFGDIEISEIEHTVKKNEEIIELTPKEYDLLLILYKNRGRVFSRDQLLNSIWEYDFTGDTRTVDMHIQRLRKKLDLNDLIKTVFGVGYKFIK; this is encoded by the coding sequence ATGGAATATAAGAAAATTTTAATTATAGAAGATGAAATACCTATTGCAGATTTGCTTGCTTATGGATTAAAAAAAGCAGGATTTGATTGCAGAACATCTAATAATGGAGCAGAAGGGCTAAAACTTGTGGAAGAGTTTAATCCAGATTTATTATTACTTGATTGGATGCTTCCAGATGTATCAGGCATTGATATTTGTAAATTAATTACTGAAAAAAATAATATCCCCATAATAATGTTGACTGCTAAATCTGATATTGAAGATAAAGTATTAGGTTTAGAATTTGGAGCAGAAGACTATATAACCAAACCTTTCGATATGAGAGAAGTAGTAGCAAGGATTAAAACTATATTTAGAAGAGTATATTCATTTGATGAACAATCAATAGAAGAAAATAAAAAATATCAATTTGGAGATATAGAAATATCAGAAATAGAACATACAGTAAAAAAGAATGAAGAAATTATAGAATTAACCCCAAAAGAGTATGACCTATTATTAATTTTATATAAAAATAGAGGAAGAGTTTTTTCAAGAGATCAACTTTTAAACTCTATATGGGAATATGATTTTACAGGGGATACCCGAACTGTAGATATGCATATTCAAAGATTACGAAAAAAACTGGATTTAAATGATTTAATAAAAACAGTATTTGGCGTTGGCTATAAATTTATAAAGTAG
- a CDS encoding HAMP domain-containing sensor histidine kinase has protein sequence MKITIRFKLLLGLFVIFSIAFLILNFSIKNQIDKNNENIITQELITIKENCNVFIRQGFMINNYNNTKIYFEKSAKDISEELVTVINADIGVYSLNGELIYSSNRKKFTDSKLEDINNAINSKTSYTIKHNQDTTEIYFSYPVIISGNKVGILRIIKDYSILYNQGYNIIKFVLYATIVIFAVAFLFSYLLSKHITVPLLKLTKASTEAARGNLDIDIDINRKDEIGELSSNFSIMIRKINEQINTIKKDKDDLKHLINHKKYFYDNVTHELKTPLTSILGYTQMIKENGFTDKDFFDKGTDHIINESKRLHDMVLGLLEISKQTSDTKEDFSKIEIGNLLKNICEDMFFKSQMYENNIVYEFGKNIHVYGNSNQLKQVFINIIDNAIKYGFPKSDIKVISHIDNKFVYIDVINRGHGISSDEIDKIFTPFYRTYEQRTKEIGSCGLGLTISLEIIKRHKGDIKVQSAINKETSVSVKLPLYNLRI, from the coding sequence ATGAAAATAACTATTAGATTTAAATTGTTATTAGGACTTTTTGTTATATTTTCTATAGCTTTTCTAATACTTAATTTCTCTATAAAAAATCAAATAGATAAAAACAATGAAAATATAATAACTCAAGAATTGATTACTATTAAAGAAAATTGTAATGTATTTATAAGGCAAGGTTTTATGATTAATAATTATAATAATACAAAAATTTACTTTGAAAAGTCAGCTAAGGATATTTCAGAGGAACTTGTTACAGTTATAAACGCAGATATAGGAGTGTATTCTTTAAATGGTGAACTTATTTATTCCTCAAACAGAAAAAAATTTACAGACTCAAAACTTGAAGATATAAATAACGCAATCAATAGCAAAACATCCTATACAATAAAGCATAATCAGGATACTACAGAAATATATTTTTCTTATCCCGTAATAATTTCAGGGAATAAGGTAGGAATTTTAAGAATAATAAAAGATTATTCTATACTATATAATCAAGGATATAATATCATAAAATTTGTTTTATACGCTACCATAGTAATATTCGCTGTAGCTTTTCTCTTTTCTTATTTACTTTCAAAACATATTACAGTTCCTTTGCTAAAACTTACGAAAGCATCAACTGAAGCTGCAAGAGGTAATTTAGATATAGATATTGATATTAATAGAAAAGATGAGATAGGAGAACTATCGTCAAATTTTTCTATTATGATAAGAAAAATTAATGAACAAATAAATACAATTAAAAAGGATAAAGATGATCTTAAACATCTTATTAATCACAAAAAATATTTTTATGATAATGTAACACATGAATTAAAAACACCTCTCACATCTATTCTAGGATATACGCAAATGATAAAAGAAAATGGATTTACAGACAAAGATTTTTTTGACAAAGGTACTGATCATATTATTAATGAGAGCAAGAGACTTCATGATATGGTACTAGGCTTACTAGAAATATCTAAACAGACGAGTGATACAAAAGAAGATTTTTCGAAAATTGAAATAGGTAATCTATTAAAAAATATTTGTGAAGATATGTTTTTTAAGTCTCAAATGTATGAGAATAATATAGTGTACGAATTTGGAAAAAATATCCATGTCTATGGAAATAGTAATCAACTTAAACAAGTATTTATTAATATAATTGATAATGCAATAAAATATGGATTTCCAAAGTCAGATATTAAAGTTATTTCTCATATTGATAATAAGTTTGTATATATAGATGTAATAAATAGAGGGCATGGCATCTCTAGTGATGAGATTGATAAAATATTTACTCCATTTTATAGGACATATGAACAAAGAACAAAGGAAATAGGTAGCTGTGGATTAGGGCTTACGATTTCTTTAGAAATAATAAAGAGACATAAAGGTGATATAAAAGTACAAAGTGCTATTAATAAAGAAACTTCTGTTTCAGTTAAGTTACCTTTATATAATTTAAGGATTTAA
- a CDS encoding 4Fe-4S binding protein — protein MAKKLRRKVQILTSIITNANLMGFSSGKIYTGNLKKICVPGLNCYSCPGALGSCPIGSLQAVVGGVKHQFSFYIVGFLMLIGSIMGRFVCGWLCPFGLIQDLIHKIPVPKLKLNKSFDKLKYLKYLILVVFVLLLPMFFVDIIGMGKPTFCQFICPVGTLEGGIPLVLLNKSLRNAIGFLYTWKVTLLIITIILSMIIFRPFCRFICPLGAIYSLFNPVSLYRLKVDRNKCTNCGVCSRKCKMQVEVNKTPNSLECIRCGECITNCPQKAIKSVKPNFLKTKCTEKGI, from the coding sequence TTGGCTAAGAAACTAAGAAGAAAGGTTCAAATATTAACATCTATTATTACAAATGCTAATTTAATGGGTTTTTCATCTGGAAAAATTTATACTGGCAATTTGAAAAAAATATGTGTTCCTGGACTAAATTGCTATTCTTGCCCTGGTGCTCTTGGAAGTTGTCCTATAGGATCCCTTCAAGCAGTTGTTGGTGGAGTGAAACATCAGTTTTCTTTCTATATAGTTGGCTTTTTAATGTTAATTGGAAGTATAATGGGTAGATTTGTATGTGGATGGTTATGTCCATTCGGATTGATTCAAGATCTGATACATAAGATTCCAGTGCCCAAACTAAAATTAAACAAAAGTTTTGACAAATTAAAATATTTAAAGTATTTAATATTAGTAGTATTTGTGCTTTTACTTCCAATGTTTTTCGTTGATATTATTGGAATGGGCAAACCTACATTCTGTCAATTTATATGTCCAGTAGGAACACTTGAAGGTGGTATTCCTCTGGTTTTATTAAATAAATCATTAAGAAATGCCATAGGGTTTTTGTATACTTGGAAGGTTACATTGTTGATAATTACAATAATATTGTCAATGATTATCTTCAGACCATTCTGTAGGTTTATATGTCCCCTTGGTGCTATTTATTCATTATTCAATCCAGTTAGTTTATATAGATTGAAGGTTGATAGAAATAAATGTACAAATTGCGGTGTGTGCAGCAGAAAATGTAAAATGCAGGTGGAAGTAAATAAAACTCCAAATAGTTTGGAATGTATAAGATGTGGAGAATGTATTACAAATTGTCCACAAAAAGCAATAAAAAGTGTTAAACCTAATTTTTTAAAAACTAAGTGCACTGAGAAAGGTATCTGA
- a CDS encoding CD1871A family CXXC motif-containing protein encodes MRKIISIVLVLTSLLFISIGIYRGEVNEVFKKAINICLECIGIG; translated from the coding sequence ATGAGAAAAATTATTAGTATAGTTTTAGTTTTAACTAGTCTCTTATTTATTAGCATAGGTATTTATAGAGGTGAGGTAAACGAAGTTTTTAAGAAAGCCATTAATATATGTTTGGAGTGCATAGGAATTGGCTAA